In the Dysidea avara chromosome 14, odDysAvar1.4, whole genome shotgun sequence genome, TCTCATGCTCTGCTGTCAGTGTGACAGTTACATCTAATCAGTTTCAACGGCTTATCTGAGCAGTGATAGATCAGTTACCACAGGCATCAGTTTTCCATCATAGTCTTTCTACCCCCATGCAGTTGGCTGCATTTCACTAACATCACCTTTCCACTCGTGTTGGAATTATACACgaaactgtgatatttagcagcagctgaagtagGTGGCAAAGGTTTGTAGAAGAACAACTGTAGTGTTTGAGCTACCTATTCACAATAACGCTTGTATTGGAGAGCaagcactagtggatttatacaGTGGAAGTCCAAAGGAAGGATTAAACTCTCTCAATACAAGCGTTTTTGTGAATAGGTAGCTAAAAACACTACAGTTGTTCTTCTACAAACTTTGCCACctacttcagctgctgctaaatatcacagtttccGTGTATAATTCCAAACACAAGAGTGGAAAGGTGATGCCAGTGAAATGCAGCCAACTGCATGGGGTAGAAAGACTATGATGGAAAACTGATGCCTGTGCTAACTGATCTATCACCTGCTCCAGATAAGCCATTGAAAATGATTAGATGTAACTGTCACACTGACTGCAGCAGCATGAGATGCACTTGCAAGAAATACAAGGTGAAATGCTCTTCTGTTTGTGGCAACTGCAAGGAACAGGCTGCACCAACTCAGACACCTCaatccatgaagaagatgatacagataccaacactgaatgaaagcgaaacttaccatttatatacacaagggAATAGATTTTCCCTACCACGGCCATGTTAATGCgtgtcattgtgtatgtacctaacttaacttgtacaatgtcaggtttcgagttgtaaacaattaaatccatcttcatgacaatggagaatgaaaacaaccaaattgtatataaagctatgctatttctcggtttccatggtaacacatgcaCCTTCTAGTCTTCACTATTACCCTCTGTTATGAAAATAGTCCCATACCATGGGAAAACAATCAAtagacaagcaataaatagaaatttaattaagtgtgtgggcgggactaaataatatagttttgtccagtaaaatgatgatgactttagaacagattaagctatggataccaaacaagtgtcaccttgttccttatagtgagcaatcatttgataccaaatataaatagtttggataatgtacagctgaaatagaagcacaaatcctactttttttttgctaaaaatgcaaaaaaggtcatgcaaaaggtcactttccccttatgGGATTTTCCGGACTTTTGGTATGTTATACAGCACATTTTTCGGTGttagaaactgttgaaaccatttgtgttgcaattagttaaccctttattaccgaatggctaatatattgccataaacGGCGTTACCGAAGTTTTTTTTCGGTACTTTCTTGATATAAGCGAGTTTGTTCAAAACGCTCTAACTTCAACACCCAAGTCCCTAGCGTCTGAAACTTAGCATAAGAACTCACAATGAATTGTTCTAGTAGTTGGAGTATATTGTACTTCGTAGCGTAAACCGTTCTTCTTTTACTACAGGGAAAGTTGCGCCATCCGCTCGAAACATTCATATCGTCGCCATAGAAAAGGCCAGTACTTCCAAATTTGGACATAAGATACACAACTAGATAAACATCCGGTGTGTGACGTTTGTATAACCACAAAAATTCGTTTGCACTTAAAACAGTGCTGATGAGTGGGGCCCTCGAAATCTGGAAGTACGCAAGCTTATAAAAATATTGAGGAGCGGGATAAATTATATGCATTCATCTCCACAGTGAATATCTTCGAAGTGCTACCGCCGAACTGGCTGAAATGAACGTCAATTGTCGATCAGTGACGGCCTTACAAGGTAAGCCAAGTATAGCGAATCAGTGATAACCATGCATCCTTTTATTACAGAAGACGCGTACACTCCTCGCTCTAGGCGGCCATGTCTTCGACACATAAGGAGCTATCAACATCAAAGTTGGAAAAGGAACTCGCAGAGAGACACACTTCCTGTGTGTGACATCTACTAGACCACGAAACCTTATCAGTTGTTgtaatgaattttaaaaaatgtattattgaaaaaataatttattttgtaaaattcaaTAAAATTACAAGACAATAAAATACGAGCCGGGCCAGCAATAAAATGGTTTAGCCTCATTTAGGAGATGGCTAGGGCCCCCATCTCCAGGAAAAAACCTCATACATTCATGAGGAAAAACCCATGAGTTTCAGCTCGATCCCTAGCTGTTatcacaaacacatacatacacgcatacatatatatatatatatatatatgtgtccATATAGTCGACGTCGACGAACAGCAGAACATATCTCATCTGAAAGGCTAAATTATGTGGATAAACAATATTGCTACGTATATACATACTATGTTAGCTTATGCTTAATATGGTAGGGTTTGAAACAATCTATACACATATGGAGGTTACAAGTCTCACAACCAGTTGAAGGACGCACACGCTTCTCAGTTGTACTACAGTACACACAGTCTCTTGCACAATCAAACCTTTTGGGGTAATGCACAGAAGATTTAGATGGGCGTTTTTTTGGCCTACCTACGTGCTTCCTATTTGTGAAAGTTGCAATGAGCTGTTTTGCTAGGTCTCTCCTATACTCTAAGTGGGTATATTTTGATCGTCCAGAGATATATCGAGGCAAATCATGGTTTGGActctcacaaaacaaaatgtaaGAATTTTGAATAGCTACATCATAAAAGAACCAGAACAAACGCATGTACCACCTAGATTTAGATTTTCTGCTACAAGTGTATGCCTTCTGCAGTTGGTCAGCCAAATCTACACCCCCCATGTTCTGGTTATAAAGCTTGACAGCTACTGGGCAAGTAAAATCTGTATGATTACCATCACTAAGCTTGCGAGATACAACAGTTGTCTCACTGGGATCACAAATCGTATCAACGAAAGCCACAGGTTTCCTATCTCTCCACACAAAGCAATGGACTGCATCACCTATAACCTGCTTCTCTAAATGGTCCCCTCTACCCAATGCATTTATGCGAGCTTTACCAAATTTAGGGAACTCCTTTCTATTGGTTACCACTGTACCTACACAATAGATTTCCTCAGCCACCAAGTCCGCCAATAGCCTAGGACTAGAAAAAAAGTTATCGAAGTATAAGTGGTAACCCTTACCTTTGATAGGCGCAGACAAATCCTTCACTACCCTGGCACCTAAGTTTTTCTCTGTGGTGTTCCCTATCTTACCTGTATAAACCTGAAAGCTGCAAGTGTACCCGTTTTTGCTATCACACCTACACCAGACCTTAAAACCTCTTTTAATAGGCTTCTTGGGCATGTATTGTTTAAGTGAGGATTGACCCTTATATATCACCATAGCCTCATCGATGGAGTTTTCCCTGTGCGGATTATACAATGCCAAGAAGTTTTTAGAAAGCTTGTCTACTAAAGGATTAACTTTGTACAACTTATCGTACTCACTGGACCCCCTAGGTGCAGCCTTCTCGTTATCATTGAAATGTAAGGTCCACAAGATATCCATGAAACGATCACGAACTAAAGCACCAGTTATGACGGGAAACACACCGAAGATGTCACTTTTGAGCCAGTATTGGGTAGCTCGAGGCATTCTCGTTATTCCCATTAAAATGCACGCCCCTAAAAAGGCCTTAAGTTCTGGGACCGTCAGATCATACCAAGTTTTAGCATACTTACCTTTTTGCTCTGCATACAGGTTGGTCTCATACACAATGCGACGAAGAAGAGAATCGTCAAAAATTTGTTGAAAGAAATCTATAGGCCTAGCTTCAGGAGGTAAGGGTTTTTTTGGTCCCACGGGTTGCGTAAATGGATCCCCAGCCAAAGTAAAGGTTGATGGCAAAGGTGGATTAGCTGGCCTGGTGGGTGGTCTAAAAAGACTGGAAAGATCTATAGAAACGCCCAGAGATGGTGTTTCCCCGTTAGGTCCATTATCATTACTTGCACTATTGTTACCATCGGCTGTCCCTGTCCCATCCTGGACATCAACATCAGCTGTCCCTGCCACGTCCTGGACATCAACGTCAGCATGCTATTGAAAAaatgaatcaaaaactgttcacaAGCACAACTGGAACATACCTCCATGCTCTCAATGTCAACATCAGCATCCTATAAGAGTAAACTTATTTACAAGTGCTTACAAAACAATTGGAACATACCAGTTGCTGTATTTCACTACTCATAACACCAGCCTCTAGGGTTTCTTGGCAAACCTAACCATATGTGGCTTAATATGAGGTAATATTCTCCTTAAAAATCCTGAAAGAAATCATTGTAACCAGTTACACAAGTTTCAAAGTTACAACTTTAGCTACTAATATCTTAGTTACAAAGTCATAACTTTAACTACTAATATCTCAGTAATCTTTTATGACTTTAGCTCCTAACATCTTACTACAATTGGTTAAAAAGGTATGTTGTGAAAATTTATCCTTTAACTGGTTTCAGAAGTTACAAATTGTGGTGGGAAATGGTACAGTAGGTTataataggttacaatgggttacaataggttacagtgggttacgatgggttacagtaggtaacaatgggttaaaTAGGtcacaatgggttacaataggttacagttaGTTACGATAGGTAACAATggattacaatgggttacggtaggttacaataggttacagtaggttacaatgggttacggtaggttataatgggttacaataggttgcagTGGGTTAcgatgggttacagtaggtaacaatgggttacaataggtcacaatgggttacaataggttacagttaGTTACGATAGGTAACAGTggattacaatgggttacagtagattacaataggttacagtaggttacaatgggttacggtaggttacagttggttacaataggttacagtaggttacaatgggttacagtaggttacaataggttacaatgggttacaataggttacagtgagttacgataggtaacaatgggttacagtggattacagtagattacaatgggttacggtaggttacaatgggttacaataggttacagtaggttacaataggttacagtaagttacaataggttacagtgagttacaataggtaacaatgggttacagtggattacagtagattacaataggttacaatgggttacatgtgtaggttacaataggttacagtaggttacaataggttacaatgggttacagtaggttacaatacgttacagtaggttacaataggttacagtaggttatagTGGGTTACAATCATATGTGGCTTAATATGAGGTAATATTCTCCTTAAAAATCCTGAAAGAAATCATTGTAACCACTTACACAAGTTTCAAAGTTACAACTTTAGCTACTAATATCTTAGTTACAAAGTCATAACTTTAACTACTAATATCTCAGTAATTTTTTATGACTTTAGCTCCTAACATCTTACTACAATTGGTTAAAAAGGTATGTTGTGAAAATTTATCCTTTAACTGGTTTCAGAAGTTACAAATTGTGGTGGGAAATGGTACAGTAGGTTataataggttacaatgggttacaataggttacagtgggttacgatgggttacagtaggtaacaatgggttaaaTAGGtcacaatgggttacaataggttacagttaGTTACGATAGGTAACAATggattacaatgggttacggtaggttacaataggttacagtaggttacaatgggttacggtaggttataatgggttacaataggttacagtgggttacgatgggttacagtaggtaacaatgggttacaataggtcacaatgggttacaataggttacagttaGTTACGATAGGTAACAGTggattacaatgggttacagtagattacaataggttacagtaggttacaatgggttacggtaggttataatgggttacaataggttacagttggttacaatgggttacagtaggttacaatgggttacagtaggttacaataggttacagtaggttacaatgggttacagtaggttacaatgggttacaataggttacagtgagttacgataggtaacaatgggttacagtggattacagtagattacaatgggttacggtaggttacaatgggttacaataggttacagtaggttacaataggttacagtaggttacaataggttacagtgagttacaataggtaacaatgggttacagtggattacagtagattacaataggttacaatgggttacatgtgtaggttacaataggttacagtaggttacaataggttacagtaggttacaataggttacaatgggttacagtaggttacaataggttacagtaggttatagtgggttacggtaggttacagtaggttataatgggttacaataggttacagttggttacaataggttacaatgggttacagtaggttacaataggttacaatgggttacagtaggttacaataggttacagtaggttatagtgggttacggtaggttacggtaggttataatgggttacaataggttacagttggttacagtaggttacaatgggttacagtaggttacaataggttacagtgagttacgataggtaacaatgggttacggtggattacagtagattacaatgggttacggtaggttacaatgggttacaataggttacagtaggttacaataggttacagtaggttacaataggttacagtgagttacaataggtaacaatgggttacagtggattacagtagattacaataggttacaatgggttacatgtgtaggttacaataggttacagtaggttacaatgggttacagtaggttacaatacgttacagtaggttacaataggttacagtaggttatagTGGGTTACGGTAGgatacagtaggttacaataggttacaatgggttacagtaggttacattgggttacaatgggttacagtaggttacattgggtcacaataggttacaatgggttacagtaggttacattgggttacaatgggttacaataagttacaataggttacaatggtttacagtaggttacaatgggttacaataggttaaaatgggttacagtaggttacattgggttacaataggttacaatgggttacaataggttacaatgggtaaattacagtaggttacaataggttacaatgggttacaataggttacaatgggtaaattacagtaggttacaatgggttacagtaggttacattgggttacaatgggttacaataggttacaatgggttacattgggttacaataggttacaatggtttacagtaggttacaatgggttacaataggttaaaatgggttacagtaggttgcattgggttacaataggttacaatgggttacaataggttacaatgggtaaattacagtaggttacaatgggttacaagaggttacagtaggttacaataggttacagtggattacagtagattacaataggttacggtaggttacaatgggttacaataggttacagtgagttacaataggtaacaatgggttacaataggtaacaatgggttacagtggattacagtagattacaataggttacaatgggttacagtaggttacaataggttacagtaggttacaataggttacggtaggttacaataggttacaatgggttacagtaggttacggtaggttacagtgggttacaatgggttacggtaggttacaatgggttacggtaggttacagtaggttacattgggttacaatgggttacaataggttacaatgggttacaataggttacaatggtttacagtaggttacaatgggttacaataggttacaatgggttacagtaggttacattgggttacaataggttacagtgggttacaataggttacaatgggtaaattacagtaggttacaataggttacaatgggttacaagaggttacagtgagttacaataggttgcagtaggttacagtggattacagtaggttacaatcagctacaatgggttacaataggttacaatgggtcacagtaggttacaataggttacaatgggttacagtaggcagtgttgggcaagttactttgtaaaagtacctagttacatattacttgcaactgaactatttagttacagttacatattaccaataaaataaagtaactgtaatagtattacatattatattactttgtgtccacagccttaagctgtcacgtgtgaaactaccaccttatcacgtgacatgattgcgttgtttgacaatatgcaaatcttggttataagtaagaagcaggtgaataagcttcattcagtaggcctcgttacttcgttgtggctaagtGTTACTAACGAGactagtaacttcattacttgtagtaataatattacgtaatattagactcgttacagtaactatattacttatgtaacacattacatttgtaagttaagtaacttgcgttatattacctgtttttatagtgtatttcgttatattactttgttaccacaaaagtaataatattacgtaacgcgttacataagtagcgcgttactcccaacactggcaacTAGAATGGTTGAGGGCATTACCACCAATTTGTCTACTGATTTAGAAGTAGTCAGTGAGGAGAAAGATCTTGGCGTGTGTGTAGGAGTGACTTAAAACCATCTCTACACTGTCAGAGAGCTGCAGTTAAAGCTTCTCAGGTTCTTGGTCTTATCAGAAGGTGTTTTAAGATTAACTCGGTTGATATGCTTGTCTTTTTATTCAAAATGTATGTATGTCCCATATTGAGTACTGTGTACAGGTTTGGAATCCTTATCTGGCCAAAGATATCAACATACAGTACTAGATAAAGTTCAGAGACAAGCCACCAATACCTTCATGGTCTCAGTCACATTTGTCATATGAAAGCCACTTAAAAATAAGATCTGTATCCCTTTACAATAGATGCCAATGGGTAATTTGATTAAAGCCTACAAAATATTGAATAACTACTATGACATGGAACCTACTATTTGCACCCTTGTATTGTAGTTCAACCATTACCAGAGGCCATGGGCATCAGCTAAAGTTGACGCCTAGGTCATCGGCTAGACAACACGTTTTTTGCTATTAAATcaatggaactctttaccaaacACATGCAGTTGTTTTTAAGGAAGAATATGTGtccagaatgttctagaactccGTAGAACTATTTAGAACTTCGAAGAAATTTGATTATTCTAGTTATTGCAGAATGTACTAGAACAGTAGTATCTATAGATGATTTAGTTTTGTACAAAAGGATTTGTCATTTGTATGCTGTTATCTCTGATTTTGCTGAGTTATAAAGTTGTTGCTAGTTGTATTCTGCTGTAGTACTGTTTTTAATATTACAAGTCTGGGTATCTCTAAACTAGTCATTCTACTGGACTAGTAGCTATCTCTGCAACAGTTATAACTGCACCCACCATAGCAATGTTAACATTCAAGCACTATAATTATATCAGTGTTTAGATAATTTCTAGAAGCAatttaaatatataattattatgggaAAGCTTGCCAACAATTTGGAAATCATGTCCCAATCAAATAATaataagttgatttgtttcaAAGTATATAACTACCATTAAAAACAAATTCCAAACTTTCACACTACAATTTTTAAGCTGAATGAGTGTAGTTTTAATTGTTAGGAAAAACTCAAAAGTGTGTAGGAGTAGTTTTACGATATATATATTGTGGCATAATCATTGTGGTTGCCATGGATACAAATAGTTTCCATTTGATTCATGGAAATTAAAAATATCATAATGCAAAACAACAGAACACTGTCAATCAGAAGTTATAGTCAAATATACATAATTTTCTACTATTGGAAGTGTAACAAGCTGAAACCTACTGTACCTTGTTGTAACCCATCATAACCtgttgtaacctactgtaaccaaaaataacctattgtaacccatcaTAACTCATTGTAACAGGCCTTAAACCACTGTAACTGTTTGTAACAGACTGTAGCCTATCATAACCTGTTGTAACCAACCGTAACTTCCTGTAATCCactgtaacctgttgtaacccatTATAACATGTTGTAACATactgtaacctgttgtaacccacTGTAGCCTACTGTAAattactgtaacccattgtataacctaccgtaacctattgtaacccattgtaacctaccgttcataacccattgtaaaccactgtaacctactgtaacccattgtaacctactgtaacctattgtaacctactgtaacccattgtaacctactgtaacctaccgtaacccattgtaacctactgtaacccattgtaacctactgtaacctattgtaatctactgtaacccattgtaacctaccataacccattgtaatctactgtaatccactgtaacccattgttacctatcgtaactcactgtaacctattgtaacccattgtaacctattgtaacctactgtaacctattgtacctactgtaacttattgtaacccattgtaacttactgtaacccattgttacctacaATAACCCAtcgtaacccactgtaacctattgtaacctactgtaacctattacAACCTACTGTACC is a window encoding:
- the LOC136244331 gene encoding piggyBac transposable element-derived protein 4-like, whose translation is MARITSLELARMLEEDSDWNDSDEECHRGDRDDSDDDLVDNNGAEDCPLDFIERYEMYEADFQDWGPPPSDFVDKTVKPLQLEAGIVEGDNDREVEQMANVDVCQETLEAGVMSSEIQQLDADVDIESMEHADVDVQDVAGTADVDVQDGTGTADGNNSASNDNGPNGETPSLGVSIDLSSLFRPPTRPANPPLPSTFTLAGDPFTQPVGPKKPLPPEARPIDFFQQIFDDSLLRRIVYETNLYAEQKGKYAKTWYDLTVPELKAFLGACILMGITRMPRATQYWLKSDIFGVFPVITGALVRDRFMDILWTLHFNDNEKAAPRGSSEYDKLYKVNPLVDKLSKNFLALYNPHRENSIDEAMVIYKGQSSLKQYMPKKPIKRGFKVWCRCDSKNGYTCSFQVYTGKIGNTTEKNLGARVVKDLSAPIKGKGYHLYFDNFFSSPRLLADLVAEEIYCVGTVVTNRKEFPKFGKARINALGRGDHLEKQVIGDAVHCFVWRDRKPVAFVDTICDPSETTVVSRKLSDGNHTDFTCPVAVKLYNQNMGGVDLADQLQKAYTCSRKSKSRWYMRLFWFFYDVAIQNSYILFCESPNHDLPRYISGRSKYTHLEYRRDLAKQLIATFTNRKHVGRPKKRPSKSSVHYPKRFDCARDCVYCSTTEKRVRPSTGCETCNLHMCIDCFKPYHIKHKLT